A region of the Zhihengliuella halotolerans genome:
GAAGCTCGTAGAGGTCCTTGTCGATCGGCGCGGCCGGCTCGATACGGTTCTTGATGCCGTCGAGGCCCGCCATCAGCTGGACGGCGAAGGCCAGGTACGGGTTCGACGAGGGGTCCGGAGCGCGGAATTCGATGCGCTTGGCCTTCGGGTTCGAGCCCGTGATCGGGATGCGGATGCCTGCGGAGCGGTTGCCCTGCGAATACACCATGTTGACCGGCGCTTCGAAGCCCTTGACCAGGCGCTTGTAGGAGTTCACCGTCGGGTTGGTGAAGGCCAGGACGGCCGAGGCGTGCTTGAGCAGGCCGCCGATGTACCAGCGGGCCAGATCCGAGAGACCGGCGTAGCCCTTCTCGTCGTAGAACAGCGGGTCGCCGTTGGACCACAGCGACTGGTGGCAGTGCATGCCGGAGCCGTTCTCGTTGAAGATCGGCTTCGGCATGAACGTTGCGGTCTTGCCGAAGGCGTCGGCGACGTTCTTGACGATGTACTTGAACTTCAGGATGTCGTCAGCCGCGTGGGTGAGCGTGTTGAAGCGGTAGTTGATCTCGGCCTGACCGGCGCCGCCCACCTCGTGGTGGCTGCGCTCGACCTCGAGGCCCGCCGCGTCCAGCTCGACGCAGATGGCGTCGCGGAGGTCGGCCTGCTTGTCGATCGGGGCGACCGGGAAGTAGCCGCCCTTGAACGGCGTCTTGTGGCCCAGGTTTCCGCCGGCCTCGGCGCGGCCCGTGTTCCAAGCGGCCTCGTCGGAGTCGACCTTGTAGAAGGAGCCCTGCGGGGAGGACTCGTACTGGACGTTTTCGAAGATGAAGAACTCGGCTTCGGGGGCGAAGAATGCCGTGTCGGCGATGCCCGTCGATGCGAGGTAGGCCTCGGCGCGCTCGGCCACGCCGCGCGGGTCACGGTGGTACGGCTCACCGGAGCGCGGGTTGATGATGGAGAAGTTCATCGCGAGGGTCTTCTCGACACGGAAGGGATCGATGAATGCGGTGGTCACGTCCGGAATCAGCTGCATGTCGGATTCGGCGATGCCCTGGAAGCCGCGGATGGAGGAGCCGTCGAACAGCTGGCCGTTGACGAAGAAGTCGGCGTCAACCGTCTTGGCCGGGACGTTGAAGTGCTGCTGCACACCCGGCAGGTCGGTGAATCGAATGTCGACGAACTTCACGTCTTCGTCGGCAATGTACTTGAGGACTTCGTCCGGATTCTTGAACATCTAGAACTGCTCCTTGGTGTGCTTTCAGCGTGGGCAAGCGGGGCCCGACGTCTCGGACGTTTTGTCCCCGAGATTAGTAGCAACCCTAACTATTCGTCGTTACTCGTTGGTGACGCAACTGTTTCCGGGGTGTTACGTGAGTCGCGATCGCCGGTGATTTCGGGGCGCGAGAGATGGGTTCTCATCCGGGCGCGATAGCCTAGAACCGTGGATAGAAGAGACTTTGGATCGTGGCTCGAAGGGCCCCCGCAGCTGCACGACGACGAATGGCCCGGCAAGGCGCTCGGGCGTCCGGAATCTGGACCGGGCAGTATCGCGAGGATCGGCCCCCGACTAGTAGCGATCTGCATCGACTGGGGCCTGTCGATGCTGGTCTCGTTCATCTTCTTCGATGGCGACGCGTTCGCCAACCTCGCGATATTCGCCGCGTCGACTCTGCTCTTCGTCAGCGTGACGGGCCATTCGGTGGGGCATCGCGTGATGGGTATGCAGGTCCAGCGGCTCGACGGTTCGCCCATCCGCCCGCTCGACGGCGTGATCAGGACTCTGCTCGTCTGCCTCGTCGTCCCCGCCTTCGTCTCGGACAAGAACCAGCGCGGATGGCATGACCGAGTGCGCGGCACCATCCTGGTGCGGACGAGGTAGGCCACAGACCGCTGACGCAAAAAAGGGGACCTTCCGCCAATGCGGAAGGTCCCCTTTCATGTCGGGCCGAGTGTGTTACCGGCCGCGCGTGGCGCGGCGGTCCGGACGGGCGCGCATCGGGTCGATGCCTTTCGGCACGGGCAGCTTTCCGGTGCCGAGGGCGTTCAGGCGGCGGTCGATCGTGTGGACCTCGGTCTTGTTGAGCTTCTTGGGGAGCTTCTTCATCTTCTTGGCCACGTCGCCGAGCTTCGTCTGCCCCTCGCCGGAACCGGCGTTGATCACGTGGATCGGCACGTCCGGCAGCACGCGCGACATGCGTCGACGCTCGGCGTCGACGAGCGTCTTGACGCGGCCCGTGGGGCCCTCGGTCACGAGGACGACGCCGGCCCGCCCGATGGCCATGAACACGAGGTCCTGGGTCCGTGGGCTCACGGCAATGGGCTCTTCCTTGATGTTCCAGCCGCGCTTGAGGACGCTCATGGCGGCGCCGGCGGCGCCCTGCCTGCCCTCGATCTGGGCGAAGGCTGCCGTTTCGGCCTTGCGGGAGAGCACGATCATCGCCAGCAGCAGGCCGATCGGGATCGAGATCAGGAGGAGGGTGACCCAGTTGTTGACGAGGAGGCCGACAACGAGGCCCACGGCGACGACGCCGAGGAACACGAGGGCCATCCACCAGACGACGCTCGGGTCGTGGCTGCGGGTCATCTTGAACACCTGAGCGATCTGCTTCAGGCGCCCGGGCTCCTTGTTTGCTTTCTCTTCTTTGGGCTTGCGTTTGAAGAGGCCGCGCTTCTGCGGCTCCTGTGCGGATGCGCTGTTAGAGGTGTTGGCCATAATGGCTTAATTCTACGTGATCTCCCGGCCCTTCTTTTTCATCGCTTCGCGCCAGAGCGTTCCGGCGCGGTAGGACGACCGCACGAGCGGCCCGCTCATGACGCCCAGGAAGCCGATCTCCTCCGCTTCCTGCTTCAGCTCCACGAATTCCTCGGGCTTGACCCAGCGATCCACCGGCAGGTGGCGCTTGCTCGGCCGCAGGTACTGCGTGATCGTGATCAGGTCGCAACCCGCGTCGAAGTGGTCCTGCAGCGCCTGCGAGATCTCCTCGCGCGTCTCGCCCATGCCCAGGATCAGGTTGCCCTTGGTGATCATGCCGCGATTGCGTCCGTGCGTGAGGACGCCGAGCGACCGATCGTAGCGGAACGCGGGGCGGATGCGCTTGAAGATGCGCGGGACGGTCTCGACG
Encoded here:
- the glnA gene encoding type I glutamate--ammonia ligase, translated to MFKNPDEVLKYIADEDVKFVDIRFTDLPGVQQHFNVPAKTVDADFFVNGQLFDGSSIRGFQGIAESDMQLIPDVTTAFIDPFRVEKTLAMNFSIINPRSGEPYHRDPRGVAERAEAYLASTGIADTAFFAPEAEFFIFENVQYESSPQGSFYKVDSDEAAWNTGRAEAGGNLGHKTPFKGGYFPVAPIDKQADLRDAICVELDAAGLEVERSHHEVGGAGQAEINYRFNTLTHAADDILKFKYIVKNVADAFGKTATFMPKPIFNENGSGMHCHQSLWSNGDPLFYDEKGYAGLSDLARWYIGGLLKHASAVLAFTNPTVNSYKRLVKGFEAPVNMVYSQGNRSAGIRIPITGSNPKAKRIEFRAPDPSSNPYLAFAVQLMAGLDGIKNRIEPAAPIDKDLYELPAEEAAGIQIAPGSLEEALVALEEDYEFLLAGDVFTEDLITAWIDYKRENEIKPLSLRPNPYEFELYFSC
- a CDS encoding RDD family protein; the protein is MDRRDFGSWLEGPPQLHDDEWPGKALGRPESGPGSIARIGPRLVAICIDWGLSMLVSFIFFDGDAFANLAIFAASTLLFVSVTGHSVGHRVMGMQVQRLDGSPIRPLDGVIRTLLVCLVVPAFVSDKNQRGWHDRVRGTILVRTR
- a CDS encoding DUF4191 domain-containing protein, with the protein product MANTSNSASAQEPQKRGLFKRKPKEEKANKEPGRLKQIAQVFKMTRSHDPSVVWWMALVFLGVVAVGLVVGLLVNNWVTLLLISIPIGLLLAMIVLSRKAETAAFAQIEGRQGAAGAAMSVLKRGWNIKEEPIAVSPRTQDLVFMAIGRAGVVLVTEGPTGRVKTLVDAERRRMSRVLPDVPIHVINAGSGEGQTKLGDVAKKMKKLPKKLNKTEVHTIDRRLNALGTGKLPVPKGIDPMRARPDRRATRGR